The Candidatus Paceibacterota bacterium region GGGGAGTTGCAAGACTCGACCCGCAGACTGCAGTGCGTCTATCTCATGCTCTGTCCAGCCACCTTCGGGGCCGATAAATAGCGCGAGGCTTTTGTGTGCGAAAGCGTGTGCATCAAACGTGCTTCCTGTTGGGTCAAAGCCGATGATTGCTGTTGTTCCAGTGAGTCTGGTGAGTGCAGCGTCAAAGGAAAGTGGTGCTTCTACGATAGGGACGTCAACACGACCACATTGCTCAGATGCTTCTATGGTGATTCGTGCAGCACGTTCCAAATTTAATCCCTTCTTCTCGCTGCGCTCACTAATGACGGGAATAATATGTGTGACCCCAAGCTCCACTGCCTTTTGGAGGATTAAATCAAAGTTGTCTTTTTTGATGAGCGCTGCACAGAGTGTGAGCTGGCGTGTTGCTTTTCTGCCTTGTGCCTGACTCAAAATAGAAAGTGTTGCTGATTTGCGGTCAATTACATCGAGTACACAAGTGAATTCTGTTCCCGCGGTGTTAAATAGAATTACTTGATCCTCATGTTTCATTCGAAAAACATTTCGCCATTGGTGGAGCAAATCTGTATTATCAATAATTATTTTTCCATGTGTTGGAAAAAGGTCACCTATATAGAATCGATGAAGTCGCATATGTGTTTACTTAGAGTTCCTTGCGAATAGCAATACCTGCTTCGGCAATGCTTTCTTTGCTGATGTCTTTCTTTTGCCAGTGCTCATGCCCATCGCCTTCAAAGCGAGGCATGATATGCACGTGAGTATGAAAGATCACTTGACCGGCAGCTGATCCATTGTTGATGCCAATGTTTATGCCATCTGCATCGACCGCGCGTTGAATAACGGGTGCAAGCATACGCACCGTCTCCATGACTGCAGCAAGTTCTTCTTTGCGTATGGTCATAATGTTCTCTGCGTGTCGTTTTGGGATGACAAGAGTGTGCCCTCGATTGATTGGATTGATGTCGAGGAATGCAAAAGTTTGGTCATCCTCATATATCTTTTCAGAAGGGATGTTACCATTGGCAATTTTGCAAAAAAGACAGTCTTCGGGAGTCATATATATAGAGTCATTAGGATTATGCTACAATTATAGTCTATATGATACTGAAAACAAACTTACATCTACACGCGAATGATGACCCAGAGGACAATTTGGAGTTTTCATTCATTGCGGCGCTTGATGAAGCAAAACGACTCGGTATCGGATGCGTTGCCCTCACGTGCCATAACGCGTATATCGATAAGCCCGAATATCATGCAGCGGCCAAAGAACGAGGTATTCTCTATATTCCTGGAATTGAACTTTCAGTGGAGCGTAAACACGTGGTCATACTTAATGCAGATAAAAGTGTCGAGAAGATTGCGTCTTTTGTACAACTTGCACGGTATAAAGCAGAGCATCCAGAGTGCTTTATTCTTGCACCACATCCATACTTTAAGACCGTGTTTTGCCTCGGA contains the following coding sequences:
- a CDS encoding RsmE family RNA methyltransferase, with translation MRLHRFYIGDLFPTHGKIIIDNTDLLHQWRNVFRMKHEDQVILFNTAGTEFTCVLDVIDRKSATLSILSQAQGRKATRQLTLCAALIKKDNFDLILQKAVELGVTHIIPVISERSEKKGLNLERAARITIEASEQCGRVDVPIVEAPLSFDAALTRLTGTTAIIGFDPTGSTFDAHAFAHKSLALFIGPEGGWTEHEIDALQSAGRVLQLPTFILRAETAAIATLALATALS
- a CDS encoding HIT family protein — protein: MTPEDCLFCKIANGNIPSEKIYEDDQTFAFLDINPINRGHTLVIPKRHAENIMTIRKEELAAVMETVRMLAPVIQRAVDADGINIGINNGSAAGQVIFHTHVHIMPRFEGDGHEHWQKKDISKESIAEAGIAIRKEL
- a CDS encoding PHP domain-containing protein, which gives rise to MILKTNLHLHANDDPEDNLEFSFIAALDEAKRLGIGCVALTCHNAYIDKPEYHAAAKERGILYIPGIELSVERKHVVILNADKSVEKIASFVQLARYKAEHPECFILAPHPYFKTVFCLGDKLEQHKEIFDAIECSWFYSKHFDMNKEAAAFAKENNLPYVATSDLHELRFMDTSYANVEVDQVSIPAVFAALRAGKFTNTTSPRKLFRELIPNFIYLVLL